A part of Rhodamnia argentea isolate NSW1041297 chromosome 8, ASM2092103v1, whole genome shotgun sequence genomic DNA contains:
- the LOC115736610 gene encoding laccase-4-like produces MMMPWMRVLLAVWLLATHAEGMVRHYKFNVVVKRADRLCSTKPIVTVNGRFPGPTIYAREDDTVRVKVVNHVRYNVTIHWHGVRQLRTAWADGPAYITQCPIQPGQVYTYNFAVTGQRGTLLWHAHILWLRATVHGALVILPRRGVPYPFPKPHKEKVIVLAEWWKSDVEAVIDEAMKSGAAPNVSDAYTINSHPGPVANCPKDGYKLAVRPGKTYMLRIINAALNEELFFKVACHQLTVVEVDATYVKPLRTDAILVGPGQTTAALLTTNHSTGKYLITVSPFMDAPIDVNNITATATLLYSGTSKASLVAPTTPPPKNATWVAERFVGSLRSLNTNTYPARVPLEMDHSLLFTVGIGVKPCATCPSGIRVVADINNISFVMPKTALLSAHYYKTPGVFTDDFPAKPLIEFNYTGKQPANLNTMSGTRLYRLTYNATVQLVLQDTGMIAPESHPIHLHGFNFFAVGRGLGNFDPVKDPRKFNLVDPVERNTIGVPSGGWAAIRFRADNPGVWFLHCHLEVHTTWGLKMAFVVDDGEGPDQSLLPPPSDLPKC; encoded by the exons atgatGATGCCATGGATGAGAGTTTTGCTTGCAGTTTGGTTATTGGCGACGCATGCGGAGGGGATGGTCCGACACTACAAGTTCAAT GTGGTGGTGAAAAGGGCCGACAGATTGTGTAGCACGAAGCCCATCGTGACGGTCAACGGGAGGTTCCCCGGCCCGACGATCTACGCCCGGGAAGACGACACGGTGCGGGTCAAGGTGGTGAACCACGTCCGCTACAACGTGACCATCCACTG GCATGGAGTCAGACAACTGAGGACGGCTTGGGCCGACGGACCGGCGTACATAACGCAGTGCCCTATTCAGCCAGGACAAGTCTATACATACAACTTTGCTGTCACCGGCCAACGGGGCACGCTTCTCTGGCACGCCCACATCCTGTGGCTGAGGGCCACCGTTCACGGCGCCCTGGTCATCTTGCCCAGGCGAGGGGTCCCTTATCCATTTCCCAAGCCCCACAAAGAGAAGGTGATCGTATTAG CTGAATGGTGGAAGTCGGACGTGGAAGCGGTGATCGATGAGGCCATGAAATCTGGAGCAGCACCCAATGTCTCCGATGCTTACACCATCAATAGCCATCCGGGACCCGTCGCCAATTGTCCCAAGG ATGGATACAAATTGGCAGTTCGACCGGGCAAGACTTACATGCTGCGGATCATTAACGCGGCGCTCAATGAGGAGCTCTTCTTCAAGGTCGCCTGCCACCAACTCACGGTGGTCGAGGTCGACGCCACCTACGTCAAGCCTTTGCGCACCGACGCCATCCTTGTCGGCCCGGGCCAAACCACCGCCGCCCTCCTCACCACCAACCACTCGACTGGCAAGTACCTGATCACCGTCTCCCCCTTCATGGACGCCCCCATCGACGTCAACAACATCACCGCCACCGCGACGTTGCTCTACTCCGGCACGTCGAAGGCTTCCCTGGTGGCCCCCACCACCCCACCGCCCAAGAACGCCACGTGGGTGGCCGAGAGGTTCGTTGGCTCTCTGAGGAGCCTAAACACAAACACCTACCCCGCGCGAGTCCCGCTCGAGATGGACCACTCCCTGCTCTTCACCGTCGGCATCGGGGTCAAGCCCTGCGCGACCTGCCCGAGCGGCATCCGGGTCGTGGCCGACATCAACAACATCAGTTTCGTCATGCCCAAGACCGCGCTTTTATCGGCGCACTACTACAAGACGCCCGGCGTCTTCACGGACGATTTCCCCGCGAAGCCATTGATAGAGTTCAACTACACGGGGAAGCAGCCGGCGAACCTGAACACCATGAGCGGGACGAGGCTATACAGGCTCACGTACAATGCGACGGTCCAGCTGGTCCTGCAAGACACGGGGATGATTGCGCCGGAGAGCCACCCGATCCACCTCCACGGATTCAATTTCTTCGCGGTGGGAAGAGGGCTGGGGAATTTCGACCCGGTCAAGGACCCGAGGAAGTTCAATCTCGTGGACCCGGTGGAGCGCAACACCATTGGAGTCCCGTCCGGTGGGTGGGCGGCCATAAGGTTCAGGGCCGATAATCCAG GGGTTTGGTTCTTGCATTGTCACCTAGAAGTGCACACGACATGGGGACTCAAGATGGCATTTGTCGTCGACGATGGGGAAGGCCCCGACCAGTCCCTCCTGCCCCCGCCGAGCGATCTCCCCAAGTGTTGA